The genomic window ACTCACAGAAGACCTAACCACCAGTTCCTGCTCAGCCCGGGACATCCGGGAAGCCTCCGGCTAACTACCTACAAGTCCAAAGCAGTGCCCCCCCTAGAGGTTTTCGGGCACACGTCGCATGACCACACGGGGCCGGACAAGCGCCAATGCGCCCGGGGCGCACTTTAGGACTGCAAGTGGCCGCAAGCGCCGTTCACTTTACAGACATGAAGGTGAACTCGCGAAGTGCGGCCCGGGGTGTCTTAAGCCAAGGGGCCGCGGCCTGGCCGGCCTCGAGGCTGCTCAGGACCCTCCAATGGCCTCAGGACCGCTTCCTCGGCTCGGAGCCcttccctccccgcccccccaccCCCGTAACAAAGGCAGTCCGGCAGAGCGGGAGTGCACCAAGAGCCAAAGATGGGAAGGGGGACATCCGAGCCCCCCAAAGTTCTACCAAACTAACGGGCGGCAGCGGGAGGTGATTTTCCTCGCCACGGGTGTCCGTTGGCACACAAAGAGCCACCTCCGGGAGCGAAGGGCCGGGGACAAGACGAGGCCTCCTCCGCAGTACAAGAACCGTGGGGCTGGTCTCCCCCAGCGGAAGGGAGGCGGGGCAGGCGGGGCCAGGGGCGTGACTAACGAGGAGAGGCCTGGCTTTACCCGAGCCCCGCCCCCTTCCGGCGGGGGTACCCCTGGTGAGCCCGCTGACCCCCCCCAAGCCTGACGGGGTCTGGTGCCCCTCCGCCCTTCCCCCCGGACACGGGGGGATACGTCGACCCCTTTGGAACGGAGCATTGTGCCTTGGCGGGAAAGTACCTGGATGCTTCTCGGTTCCATCCCCACGCCCCCTCCCCCGCGGGGCCTGCGTGACACGTCCCCGGTTGCAGGGCTTCCGGATGCACGGGGGTGGGGGGGGCAGTGACGTAGGGGGAACGTGCCCTCTATATGAGGTTGGGGAGCGGCTGACTCGGCCTTTTCCGcccgctcccccctccccccccaagcgCCGCTCCGGCTGCATCGCGCTCACACCGAGCTCCGGGCCCCCGCAGCGCTAGCGCCGCCACCGCCGCCTCCCTCCTTCCGCCGCCATGATCATCTACCGGGACCTCATCAGCCGTGAGTGCTGCCCGCGCGACCCCTACTGCCGCGCGCTGGGGAAAAGGAAGaactgggagggggaggggagaggagggtgGACGCCGCCGCCGCTGCCCAGAGCCTCGAGCCCGGCCGGGCGCGAGGCGGCCTGGGGAGGGCGGGAGGGGGGGGCCGGGGAGAGGAGCGGCGCGCGCCCGCCGCGAGGCCTCTAGATCCCGGATGGGCTCGGGGTTTTaacgggggggagggggagagagatggCGCGCGCGCGGGGCCGGCGGCCcccgggaggggggggggaatggcGGCACTGTTGCTGAGGCCTGTGCTGGAGAAAACCGGGAAGGGGGACGTGTGCTTCGGGGCGGCGGGGAGTGAGCCGGGGCCCCAATACTGTCTGTCCCCGAACAGATGATGAGATGTTCTCCGACATTTACAAGATCCGGGAGATCGCGAACGGGCTGTGCCTGGAGgtggaggggaaggtgaggcCGGGGTCGGGGCGGGGGCGGCGACGCGGCGTGGCTCGGGTTTCCGCAGCACCCAGGCCGCAGGCGTGGTGacgagggaaggaggaagggaggttGTGCAATCCACCTCCTGGCGGAGGAGACGCGGTTTCCTGGCGAAGGCCCCCGCCGAGACCGAAGTTTCCAGGAGGTGTCGGAGAGCGAGGCCCGCTCCCGAGGGGCGCTGCTGCCACCTCTGGCGCCTGGGGCTCCCTGCAGCCTGGCGAGGgcgggagagggggaagggggaagccCGACCATGTTGCCTATCTTGGGAGGGAACCAGAGGACTTCCCCGGCCGAATCCTCCGCTGCCCTTCCCGTGCCCTGAGTCACTGCCGGGGCTGGCGGGGCAGGCGGCGACTCCTGCTACCCAAATCCTGTGGTTTAAACTGAACGCTGGCTGCAGCTCCAATCCTTTGTCTTGTCTTTGGTGGGTGCTTTTTATAGTTTCCTTTACCGAAGCAGCCGTCAGCGGTAAAAGAAGAATGCGAAGGGGAGTCAGGAATTCTTAGCGCCAAGTTCCATTTCAGACGCACGCCCCCATCCGGGGGTCGCCTAAGTGTCTGCTCTTCCACAACTGTTTTGCAAAGGGTCCCATATGCTGTTAATGGGCATAGGAAGCCggaaaagaaagtgatggaaCTTTATTCTTGGACTTGATGTACTAGCTAGCTGTTCTTTAAATCAATCGGCAGCTTAGACACTGTACAGAAGAGCCTTAAACATCCTTTTTGTTGCCCCTCTCTTACCCAGATGGTCAGTAGGACAGAGGGTACCATTGATGACTCACTCATCGGCGGCAATGCCTCTGCCGAAGGTCCTGAGGGTGAAGGAACAGATGCCACTGTAATCACTGGAGTTGACATAGTAATAAACCATCATCTGCAAGAAACTAGTTTCACAAAAGAATCCTACAAAAAGTACATCAAAGACTACATGAAATCGTGAGTGACTGATGCCTCTTAATGACTTAGATCCGAACATTGGGGTTAAAAGCTGATGGTGCTAAGTGACCTAAGAATCTGTGTAAAAATTCGCCCATTTTTAGGGGAGCCTTGTGAAGAAAGGGGGGAGGTGCATAAAGCTGTTTGCCCGAGGCTGTCATTGGCATTAGAAGCCTTTTTTGAATTGAATCCTCTGGATTAGGGATTTGTATAAAACTTTCTGGACTTCTTTGCTGGCACTTTGAGGAATTTTTACCATTTGGATGTTGTAGGTTACCAGGACATGACGGGGTGGATATTTTGTGTTTGGGGCAGTATTTAATTGTGAGAAAATAATTGGAATCAGCATTTTAGGAAACTAAATAGAATCTTTCCTTCTAGAATCAAAGGCAGACTTGAAGAACACAAGCCAGATAGAGTAAAACCTTTTATGACGGGAGCTGCAGAACAAATCAAACATATCCttgctaattttaaaaactatcagGTAAATATCTTCAGGGGGCAGATGAGATTTCTTGGGCCGCTGGCCGCTTTGGTATTTAGAATTATGTATAGTTGCTAACTTGtggaatgttttattttaactttgGGGTTGGTGTACCGCCTCCAAGATGCATCTATAGGGTTTTAATCCCAATTGACAGACTTTTTTCTTGGAAAATCTGAGAGTCTGTTCCAGAGCAGTTTAGTTTGTTTAAAAGTACTAGAAATAATCTATCAGAATCAGAATGATTTAACTTTCCCAAGACCCTCTGCTTTCAGAAAGATCTGTTACTCCTTAAAGGGCACTCTTGCTGGAATTCCAGCTGTGCTCTTGTTGGTAATCCTTCCTCTACCCTACAGATCTCAACTTTCGACTATGAATAGACACAAGTTGAATGGGGAAGCTACTTGGTGCAGCACATCAAAAGCcttaaatttagaactggaagttgAGGGGGCAGATGAGGATGTAGAATCCCAGTGTTTTGCATCTTTCTGGTGATAAAAATCATATACTTAGTGACActattgtttctctcttttcccctcaagTTCTTCATAGGTGAAAACATGAATCCAGATGGTATGGTGGCTCTCTTGGACTTCCGTGAGGATGGTGTGACCCCATATATGATTTTCTTTAAGGATGGTTTAGAAATGGAGAAATGTGTAAGTAAAAATGTTTTGGTACTGAACAAGTAATTAGAATACAGAATATAGGTTTCTTTGTAACTTAGATATGGGTAATGTAAAAGTCACAAAAGTTTGTCATTTCCACAAAACAATCCAAATCTAATTTTAATACTTAGTTTTTAGATACTGAAATTATTCATAATGTCCATAGATTTCAACTAAAAATTTAACTGATAGAAAATGTTTAGATAGATAGGCCCATCCTATTGGACCAAGTATGTGGATGTTTCAAAATTTGAGTTCACATTCAGACCTTCAGACATATTAACTAAAGCATTATTACCTTGTTTACATTTTCAAGGCTACATTTCGTTTGCAATAATCATAACATAAATTAGTGTAGTAATGATTAGTGCTGCTGATTTTAACTGAGGTAAAAAAATTCATTGGCAAAAAAATTAGGTCACATTTCTTGAGAGTCTACTATTTTGTAAGGCACCAGTAGATTTGCTGTAGGAGCAGGGATACAAGGAGTTCACAAAAGATTTGTGTGAATCATGGAACTATGTTGGAAAGGTCACTTAGACTAATTACTTTTAGTTTATAGATGAGGGAGCTGAGAACCTGAATTTTTGACCTGAAGGTGGTGGTCCTGTATAGCTAATATgtgaaaagttaaaataaaaggctattaaagAAGATCCTATGTTGGTGATAAGGGAAGATGTAGAAGTAGAGATAGTCTTGTTGGAATGGAAAGTAAATTGAACAAGAggtagaaagtaggatttatttttaattgggagtttcttttttctccccatatTCCCCATACTAGAAATGCAGATCTGAGAATTGTCAGAAAAAGTTGAGGCCAAAAGTCTTCAGCATATgtttagaaaagggaaataaacaaTTTTATGCTTCTACATAAGGTTTGAAAACTTTGGCTAAAAAAAGGTAGCTTATTGGGAACAGTGAGGGCGAagccaaatatattttaaaattctgtttattAGGGATTAGGTAAGCTTGATAAATCATTTACCTGCATCCACTGATAGACCTTGAACAAGTTACTGTTGTTCACTGGTTTGCACTAGGGTGCCAAAGAGAAGTCCTCGCGCTTTCTGTCTGCCTTTCTGTGGCAGTCCAGATTGAATAGAGGAATACATTTACATCAAAGAAATAGCCTCCGTTGTATCTGTTTAATATTGGGGGAAATCCTTTTAACTCATCTCCTTTTATTGCAGTAACAAATTCA from Sminthopsis crassicaudata isolate SCR6 chromosome 3, ASM4859323v1, whole genome shotgun sequence includes these protein-coding regions:
- the TPT1 gene encoding translationally-controlled tumor protein; amino-acid sequence: MIIYRDLISHDEMFSDIYKIREIANGLCLEVEGKMVSRTEGTIDDSLIGGNASAEGPEGEGTDATVITGVDIVINHHLQETSFTKESYKKYIKDYMKSIKGRLEEHKPDRVKPFMTGAAEQIKHILANFKNYQFFIGENMNPDGMVALLDFREDGVTPYMIFFKDGLEMEKC